One genomic segment of Cydia splendana chromosome 5, ilCydSple1.2, whole genome shotgun sequence includes these proteins:
- the LOC134790954 gene encoding enhancer of mRNA-decapping protein 4-like has protein sequence MAGAAPSKKMKRSKSLDSLVENVYKNSEWDDNYTGDDSGVQSHDGFSSLERKVDKLSDICAEQTRLLADLAAQVRVRSAGDELGAVLAELLDKLAEDGEKNGESGARSLLSAIEARPSLERRVGTALTDLLQSEDLKQRIVSSTTASIKELIRNLFSIEVSSLYVPVMERAHRQLLKHVTKMVATAFADLEENTACNAEALRQTSQSLQAALQRHESLLKQACDGSSRLVDAVTSTTEKVIERELKQWREEVSNAMPQMSECDSGRAESPDPLPVASPELPEVNESAGLSPVDRMMYTAEVSMLIRSGDVNGAFSRALLAADLAVVMSACRAVAVAARPALAQPVLLSLLQQLATDLLLDTPLKCSYLEYALLNLNPADPVTRVHLPLVVGELHRYLTAFLQKYPHHLQAHRIATIIDTAQKLL, from the exons ATGGCCGGTGCCGCTCCGTCGAAGAAAATGAAGCGCTCGAAATCTTTAGATTCTTTGGTAGAAAATGTGTATAAAAATAGTGAGTGGGACGACAATTATACTGGTGATGACAGTGGTGTGCAGTCTCATGATGGCTTCTCGAGTTTGGAGAGGAAAGTTGACAAATTGAGTG ATATCTGCGCGGAGCAAACCCGACTGCTGGCCGACCTGGCGGCGCAGGTCCGCGTCCGGAGCGCCGGCGACGAGCTGGGCGCCGTGCTGGCCGAGCTGCTGGACAAGCTTGCCGAAGACGG gGAAAAGAATGGAGAGAGCGGTGCCAGGAGTCTCCTGAGCGCCATTGAAGCGCGGCCCAGCCTGGAGCGCCGCGTTGGGACTGCGCTGACGGACTTACTACAGAGCGAG GACTTGAAACAGCGCATAGTGTCGTCAACGACTGCGTCTATTAAGGAGCTTATAAGGAATTTATTCAGCATTGAAGTGTCGTCGCTGTACGTACCGGTCATGGAGCGCGCGCACCGCCAGCTGCTCAAACATGTCACCAAGATGGTCGCCACTGCGTTTGCTGACC TGGAAGAGAATACCGCATGCAACGCCGAAGCCTTGCGGCAGACGTCACAGTCCTTACAAGCAGCACTGCAAAGACACGAGAGCTTGTTGAAGCAAGCGTGCGACGGCAGTAGTCGGCTGGTGGATGCTGTCACTAGTACTACGGAGAA GGTCATCGAGCGAGAGCTAAAACAGTGGCGTGAGGAAGTCTCCAACGCTATGCCGCAAATGTCGGAGTGCGACTCTGGCCGAGCTGAATCTCCGGACCCGCTCCCGGTAGCTAGCCCAGAGCTACCTGAAGTCAACGAAAGTGCTGGCCTGTCTCCTGTCGATCGCATG ATGTATACAGCGGAAGTATCCATGCTGATCCGCTCCGGCGACGTGAACGGCGCGTTCTCCCGCGCGCTGCTGGCGGCGGACCTGGCGGTGGTGATGTCGGCGTGCCGAGCGGTTGCGGTGGCGGCGCGGCCGGCGCTGGCGCAGCCGGTGCTGCTGAGCCTGCTGCAGCAGCTGGCCACTGACTTGCTGCTGGATACGCCGCTCAAGTGCAG TTACTTGGAGTACGCCTTACTAAACCTAAACCCCGCGGATCCCGTGACGCGGGTGCACCTGCCCCTCGTGGTGGGCGAGCTTCATCGCTACCTCACCGCCTTCCTCCAAAAGTACCCCCACCATTTACAGGCCCACAGAATAGCCACTATTATTGATACTGCACAAAAACTTCTCTGA